One [Clostridium] saccharolyticum WM1 DNA segment encodes these proteins:
- the radC gene encoding RadC family protein yields the protein MKRITMKDIPTDERPYEKCLKEGPEGLSDAELLSIIIRTGSKEYNSLALAQKILALNYPKEGILGLLHLSMPELMSVKGIGAVKGAQLLCVGELSRRIWKRTALSQGTNFCRPLDIVNYFVEDMRHKEQELVYIALLNTKGSLIRDIMISQGTVNASAVSPREIFIEAMKYHAVSLVLVHNHPSGDPSPSREDLSFTRRVKEAGDLVGIRLLDHIIIGDNSYISLKERGIL from the coding sequence ATGAAACGAATAACGATGAAAGACATCCCTACGGATGAACGGCCCTATGAAAAGTGTTTAAAAGAAGGGCCGGAAGGCTTAAGCGATGCGGAGCTTTTATCTATTATCATCCGCACAGGTTCTAAGGAGTACAACTCCCTGGCGCTGGCACAGAAGATACTGGCCTTAAATTATCCCAAAGAGGGTATTTTAGGGCTTTTGCATCTTTCAATGCCGGAGCTTATGTCAGTCAAGGGAATCGGAGCCGTTAAGGGTGCCCAGCTTTTATGCGTGGGAGAGCTTTCAAGACGCATCTGGAAGAGGACAGCCCTTTCCCAGGGAACAAACTTTTGCAGGCCCCTTGATATTGTAAATTACTTTGTGGAAGACATGCGTCATAAGGAACAGGAGCTGGTTTATATTGCGCTCCTGAATACAAAAGGATCCCTTATAAGGGATATCATGATCTCTCAGGGAACGGTGAATGCATCCGCTGTTTCTCCCAGGGAGATTTTCATTGAGGCTATGAAGTATCATGCAGTAAGCCTGGTACTGGTCCATAACCATCCAAGCGGGGATCCGTCTCCCAGCAGGGAAGACCTAAGCTTCACCCGCAGGGTAAAGGAAGCAGGGGACCTGGTTGGCATCCGGCTGTTGGACCACATTATCATAGGAGATAATTCCTATATCAGTTTGAAGGAACGGGGAATCTTATAG
- a CDS encoding methionine gamma-lyase family protein — MNINAMYESLGISSQVMALGKEMEESLTERFKEIDETAEYNQMKVIKAMQDNRVSDIHFAATTGYGYNDLGRDTLEAVYASVFHTESALVRPNLISGTHALTVALSGNLRPGDELLSPVGKPYDTLEEVIGIRDSTGSLKEYGVVYRQVDLLKDGTFDYESIKKAVNEKTKLVTIQRSKGYDTRPTFSVSQIGELISFIKKLKPDVVCMVDNCYGEFVERLEPSDVGADMVVGSLIKNPGGGIAPIGGYIAGRSDLIDRASYRLTAPGLGKEVGATLGLNQPFFQGLFLSPTVVAGALKGAVFAANVYEKLGFSVVPDGSQSRHDIIQAVTFGKPEGVIAFCQGIQAAAPVDSFVTPEPWDMPGYDAPVIMAAGAFVQGSSIELSADGPIKPPYAVYFQGGLTWYHAKLGILMSVQKLLEAGLIRL; from the coding sequence ATGAATATCAATGCAATGTATGAAAGCCTGGGAATCAGCAGCCAGGTAATGGCACTGGGGAAAGAGATGGAAGAATCCCTAACAGAACGCTTTAAGGAAATTGACGAAACGGCTGAGTATAATCAGATGAAGGTCATCAAAGCCATGCAGGACAACCGGGTCAGCGACATCCACTTTGCTGCAACCACTGGCTATGGCTATAACGATCTGGGCCGGGACACCTTAGAAGCGGTTTATGCCAGTGTGTTCCATACGGAAAGCGCGCTGGTAAGGCCCAACCTGATCAGCGGAACCCATGCCCTGACCGTTGCACTTTCCGGAAATCTCCGTCCCGGTGATGAACTTCTCTCACCGGTGGGAAAGCCCTATGATACCCTGGAGGAAGTAATCGGCATCAGGGACAGTACAGGCTCCTTAAAAGAATATGGAGTGGTTTACCGGCAGGTGGACCTTCTGAAAGATGGAACGTTTGACTACGAATCCATAAAAAAGGCGGTAAACGAGAAAACAAAGCTGGTTACCATCCAGCGTTCCAAAGGATATGATACCCGTCCCACATTTTCGGTCTCCCAGATCGGAGAACTGATTTCTTTCATCAAAAAGCTGAAACCTGATGTCGTTTGTATGGTTGATAACTGCTACGGGGAATTTGTAGAACGGCTGGAGCCGTCTGACGTGGGAGCCGATATGGTAGTTGGTTCTCTCATAAAGAATCCAGGAGGAGGCATTGCTCCCATCGGCGGCTACATCGCCGGAAGGTCTGATCTCATCGACCGGGCTTCCTACCGGCTGACGGCACCTGGTCTTGGAAAGGAAGTCGGGGCTACGCTGGGACTTAACCAGCCTTTTTTCCAGGGATTGTTTTTGTCCCCAACCGTAGTGGCCGGAGCCTTAAAGGGAGCTGTTTTTGCCGCCAATGTCTATGAAAAGCTGGGATTTTCCGTGGTTCCTGACGGTTCCCAGTCCCGCCACGACATTATCCAGGCTGTTACCTTCGGGAAGCCGGAAGGAGTAATAGCATTTTGTCAGGGTATCCAGGCAGCAGCCCCTGTTGACAGCTTTGTCACCCCGGAACCATGGGATATGCCGGGGTATGATGCTCCCGTTATCATGGCTGCCGGTGCCTTTGTTCAAGGCTCATCCATTGAATTGAGCGCTGACGGCCCGATCAAACCGCCTTATGCGGTTTATTTCCAGGGAGGTCTTACCTGGTATCACGCAAAGCTGGGGATTTTAATGTCCGTACAAAAGCTTTTGGAGGCCGGTTTGATCCGTTTGTGA
- a CDS encoding DUF4321 domain-containing protein has translation MKYKNCWVLLLLMLAGVVLGGFVGDLAGGISWLSWLNAGQSFGFDTPLVINFGILVITFGINIKITMAGIIGVAAALITYRLI, from the coding sequence ATGAAATACAAAAACTGCTGGGTACTGCTTCTTCTTATGCTGGCCGGAGTGGTTCTCGGAGGCTTTGTCGGAGATCTGGCAGGGGGTATTTCCTGGCTGTCCTGGCTGAACGCTGGACAATCCTTTGGATTTGATACCCCTCTGGTAATCAATTTCGGCATTCTGGTAATTACCTTTGGCATCAATATAAAAATTACCATGGCTGGCATTATAGGAGTGGCGGCAGCCCTCATTACGTATCGGTTAATATGA
- a CDS encoding penicillin-binding transpeptidase domain-containing protein gives MFSDLLDIIKDYFKKAVSSRLFILGTICFFMYAGLINKLFSMQIVNGEEALNEYLQLTEQTITTAGTRGNVYDRNGKVLAYNKLAYSVTVQDTGVYKNSSARNSMYLRLVQILERHGETIQGKFEVAIDSNGDMVYTSSSESSRKRFLRDYYGLKKVEDLDDAKGSFPSNLSARELFDRACKDNGLSDMKDPDGNAINLTDQEALDIINIKYALRLMSYRKYEATTVASQVSDETVADILEHIGEMQGVNVEETTIRAYNDSIPFAPVIGYTGKVPEDQLEGLQKKKDDYDINDIVGRTGIEYTMEHELQGTKGKKTIYKDSVGRIRETKDETDASAGNDVYLTLDADLQKGIYHLIEQSLAGVLIKTIVNGDYRAGTTTDGSNMKIPVKDAYYQLINNNVLSLKEMEEEDASETEKNIYRKYMSSQQQIFNNLNNELMSTHATAMKDLSEDMKAYMFYIYTYLSGPTVGIIKEDAIDTSSGEYQAWKTDEISLRDYLYYGIANGWVDTTKLETGAKYSSADDTFKALIGYVLDNLKEDRNFTKKIYRYLINDEVITGQELCLALYDQGVLQDNGQDAAELRATGDAYAFLIKKLSTLEITPAQLALTPCNAGVVVTNDKTGEVLALVSYPGYDNNRIGDGSYFSQLQADLSLPLYNNATQTRKAPGSTFKPITAVAALEEHAVTTDETINCTGIYTDVEPPIKCWIYSGQHGPLNIVGGIENSCNFFFADLGHRLSTDASGVYSPDLGLDVLRKYAAMFGLDHKSGVEIAELDPQISKEAPERSAMGQGSHAYTNVQLSRYVSAIANRGTVFELSLLDKTTDSEGNLIQDYTPKISSHIDAAASTWDTVQQGMREVITNGSSKRLFSDLEVEIAGKTGTAQEARNKPNHAFFISYAPYDNPEICVTVNIPYGYSSSNAANIAKNVYKYYYGYTDLESIINAGALDAAKVNIRD, from the coding sequence TTGTTTAGTGATTTATTAGACATCATAAAGGATTATTTTAAAAAAGCGGTATCTTCCCGGCTTTTTATACTTGGAACCATCTGCTTTTTCATGTACGCAGGTTTGATAAATAAACTATTCAGCATGCAGATTGTCAATGGTGAAGAGGCTCTTAATGAATATTTGCAGCTTACGGAGCAAACCATTACAACGGCCGGAACAAGAGGTAATGTCTATGACCGGAACGGCAAAGTCCTGGCTTATAACAAACTGGCCTATTCCGTAACCGTACAAGATACGGGAGTTTATAAAAACTCCTCCGCAAGAAACAGCATGTACTTAAGACTGGTGCAGATCTTAGAAAGGCACGGGGAAACCATACAAGGAAAATTTGAGGTCGCCATTGATTCCAACGGCGATATGGTTTATACATCTTCCTCTGAGTCCTCCAGAAAGCGTTTTCTCAGGGACTATTACGGCCTGAAAAAGGTGGAAGACCTAGATGATGCAAAGGGCTCCTTTCCCTCCAATTTAAGTGCCAGAGAGCTGTTTGACCGGGCTTGTAAGGACAACGGCCTGTCAGATATGAAGGATCCGGATGGAAATGCCATTAATCTGACAGACCAGGAGGCCCTGGACATCATCAACATAAAATATGCTCTTCGCCTCATGTCTTACCGCAAATATGAAGCGACTACAGTGGCCAGCCAGGTTTCTGATGAAACCGTAGCGGATATTCTGGAGCACATCGGGGAGATGCAGGGAGTGAATGTGGAGGAAACCACCATCCGGGCATACAATGACAGCATTCCCTTTGCACCTGTCATCGGCTATACCGGTAAGGTCCCTGAGGATCAGCTGGAGGGCCTGCAGAAAAAGAAAGATGATTATGATATTAATGACATCGTAGGACGTACAGGAATCGAATATACCATGGAGCATGAGCTTCAGGGCACAAAAGGGAAAAAGACTATTTACAAGGACAGTGTAGGAAGAATCCGTGAAACAAAGGATGAAACCGATGCATCCGCCGGGAACGACGTATATCTGACCCTGGATGCCGATCTTCAGAAAGGCATTTACCATCTGATCGAACAGTCCTTAGCCGGAGTTCTAATTAAGACCATAGTGAACGGGGATTACCGTGCGGGCACCACCACTGACGGTTCCAATATGAAGATCCCCGTTAAGGATGCCTATTATCAGCTGATCAACAACAATGTTCTTTCCCTGAAGGAAATGGAAGAGGAGGATGCCTCTGAAACTGAAAAAAACATATACCGTAAATATATGTCTTCCCAGCAGCAGATTTTCAACAATTTAAACAATGAGCTGATGAGCACTCATGCCACGGCTATGAAAGATCTTTCAGAAGACATGAAAGCCTATATGTTTTATATTTACACCTATCTTTCCGGTCCTACCGTGGGAATCATCAAGGAAGACGCCATTGATACCTCCAGCGGAGAATATCAGGCCTGGAAAACAGATGAAATCAGCTTAAGAGACTATTTATATTATGGAATTGCCAATGGCTGGGTGGACACCACCAAGCTGGAAACCGGTGCTAAATATTCCAGTGCGGACGACACATTTAAAGCCCTTATCGGGTATGTGCTGGACAATTTAAAGGAGGACCGGAATTTTACCAAAAAAATATACCGTTATCTGATCAATGACGAGGTTATCACGGGTCAGGAACTATGCCTTGCTTTATACGACCAGGGCGTACTGCAGGACAATGGACAGGATGCCGCAGAGCTGAGGGCTACAGGTGATGCCTACGCTTTCCTGATCAAAAAGCTGTCCACCCTGGAAATCACACCTGCCCAGTTGGCTTTAACTCCCTGTAATGCAGGTGTGGTGGTTACAAACGATAAAACCGGAGAGGTGCTCGCCCTTGTTTCTTACCCTGGATATGACAACAACCGGATTGGTGACGGCAGCTATTTCAGCCAGCTTCAGGCGGATTTGTCCCTTCCTTTGTACAACAATGCCACCCAGACAAGAAAGGCGCCTGGTTCTACGTTTAAGCCTATCACTGCGGTTGCCGCTCTGGAAGAACATGCTGTTACAACGGACGAAACCATTAACTGTACCGGTATTTACACGGATGTGGAACCGCCCATTAAATGCTGGATCTATTCCGGTCAGCATGGACCCTTAAACATTGTAGGGGGAATTGAAAATTCCTGTAACTTTTTCTTTGCCGATCTTGGTCACCGTTTATCAACAGATGCCAGCGGAGTATATTCTCCTGACTTAGGACTTGATGTCTTAAGGAAGTATGCTGCCATGTTCGGTCTGGATCATAAATCCGGAGTGGAGATTGCAGAGCTGGATCCCCAGATTTCCAAAGAAGCACCGGAGCGTTCTGCCATGGGACAGGGAAGCCACGCTTATACCAACGTCCAGCTTTCCAGATATGTTTCAGCCATTGCAAACCGGGGAACCGTGTTTGAACTAAGTTTATTGGACAAGACAACGGATTCTGAAGGCAATCTGATACAAGATTATACCCCTAAGATTTCTTCTCATATTGACGCGGCGGCTTCAACGTGGGATACTGTACAACAAGGAATGAGAGAAGTGATTACCAATGGTTCAAGTAAAAGGCTGTTTTCAGATCTTGAAGTGGAAATTGCCGGTAAGACCGGTACCGCCCAGGAGGCCCGCAACAAACCCAACCACGCATTCTTTATTTCTTATGCGCCATATGACAATCCGGAAATCTGTGTTACCGTGAATATTCCGTATGGCTATTCATCATCCAACGCCGCCAATATTGCGAAGAATGTCTATAAGTATTATTATGGCTACACGGACTTAGAATCCATTATAAATGCCGGCGCCCTGGATGCAGCGAAGGTCAACATTCGCGATTAA
- the mreD gene encoding rod shape-determining protein MreD: MRRILFNVLMIILAFTIQNCIFPLLPFLSASPNLLLILTFSFGFMHGKEAGMYYGLLAGLLMDLFYSGPFGFYTLIFIYVGYINGICTKYYYEDYITLPLILSVLNELAYNLYIYVFRFLIRQKLRVGYYFINLMLPEIIFTVVTTLLLYRVFLILNRHLEEIGKRGDSAIV; encoded by the coding sequence ATGAGACGGATTCTTTTTAACGTGCTGATGATTATATTGGCATTTACCATTCAAAACTGTATATTTCCGTTGCTGCCATTTTTATCGGCATCTCCCAACCTGCTTTTGATCCTCACCTTTTCTTTTGGCTTTATGCATGGAAAAGAAGCTGGGATGTATTACGGGCTTTTGGCCGGACTGCTCATGGATTTATTTTACAGCGGACCTTTTGGCTTTTACACCCTGATTTTCATTTATGTGGGATATATCAATGGAATCTGCACGAAATACTATTATGAAGATTATATTACACTGCCCCTGATCCTAAGCGTACTCAATGAATTGGCTTACAACCTCTATATTTATGTTTTCCGGTTCCTGATCCGCCAGAAACTCAGGGTTGGTTATTATTTTATCAATCTGATGCTTCCGGAAATCATATTTACCGTTGTAACTACCCTGCTTCTTTACCGGGTATTCCTGATTTTGAACCGGCATTTGGAAGAGATAGGAAAAAGAGGTGATTCAGCAATTGTTTAG
- the mreC gene encoding rod shape-determining protein MreC, which translates to MESKRSKYVLIALTVFCVLLIGLTSIHDEWLTPLRTGVGYFLIPVQSGVNAAGSAIYDEIMDYTKLHDALNENKEMKEIITQLTEENTRLQAEEFELIRLRQLYSLDQEYGQYPKVGARVIANDSSNWFQVFRIDKGSKDGIAPDMNVVAGGGLVGIVTDVGANYATVRSIIDDSSRVSGMAMQSGNSCIVAGDLTLFKEGRLRITNVLKESDLKDGDKIVTSNISSVFLPGILIGYASEITNDTNNVTKSGYLIPAAKFDSLQEVLVITELKSDMMKEEDSSKGETSVPETASSEADTAESASR; encoded by the coding sequence ATGGAATCAAAGCGCAGCAAATATGTTCTTATTGCTTTAACAGTATTTTGTGTCCTGTTGATCGGGCTTACCTCCATTCATGATGAATGGCTGACACCTCTTCGTACCGGAGTGGGGTATTTTCTGATCCCCGTACAATCAGGCGTCAATGCGGCAGGGTCGGCCATTTATGATGAAATTATGGATTATACAAAGCTTCATGATGCTTTGAATGAAAATAAGGAAATGAAGGAGATCATTACGCAGCTGACAGAGGAGAATACCAGGCTTCAGGCGGAGGAATTTGAATTAATACGGCTTCGCCAGCTTTACAGCCTGGATCAGGAATATGGCCAATATCCAAAGGTGGGAGCCAGAGTCATTGCCAATGACTCAAGCAACTGGTTTCAGGTATTCCGTATCGACAAGGGTTCAAAGGATGGCATTGCCCCGGACATGAATGTGGTGGCCGGAGGCGGCCTGGTTGGCATTGTCACCGATGTGGGTGCTAATTATGCAACCGTCCGTTCCATTATTGATGATTCCAGCCGTGTCAGCGGCATGGCCATGCAGTCCGGAAACAGCTGTATCGTTGCCGGTGACTTAACCCTGTTTAAGGAAGGAAGACTCCGGATCACCAATGTATTAAAGGAAAGCGATCTAAAGGATGGCGATAAGATCGTGACCTCCAACATCAGTTCCGTATTTCTTCCCGGCATACTGATCGGGTATGCATCTGAAATCACCAATGATACCAACAACGTTACTAAATCAGGTTATCTGATTCCTGCCGCAAAGTTTGACAGTCTGCAGGAGGTTCTAGTCATCACAGAACTGAAATCAGACATGATGAAGGAAGAAGACTCCTCCAAGGGGGAAACCTCTGTTCCAGAAACAGCTTCTTCTGAGGCAGACACAGCAGAAAGCGCTTCCCGGTAG
- the miaA gene encoding tRNA (adenosine(37)-N6)-dimethylallyltransferase MiaA produces the protein MMKPLIIITGPTAVGKTALSIRLAKAIGGEIISADSMQVYRHMDIGSAKITREEMEGVPHYLIDVLNPEEEFNVTVFQKMAMEAMEKIDSHGHIPIVTGGTGFYIQALLYDIDFTENGEDSSIRRELEKLGQERGAGVLHGLLKDIDPDSAAEIHENNIKRVIRAIEYYRQTGERISVHNKRERLKKSPYDFLYYVVNTDRARLYERIDQRVDLMLEQGLVEEVMHLKDLGLTRDMVSMQGLGYKEILDYLQGIHTLEEAVYVLKRDTRHFAKRQITWFKREQDVRWLNLPDFNNDLDQVLERILQDTYEMYGLENNKQ, from the coding sequence CGCAGTGGGAAAAACCGCCCTTTCTATCCGACTTGCAAAAGCAATCGGAGGTGAGATTATAAGCGCTGATTCCATGCAGGTATACCGCCATATGGATATCGGTTCTGCAAAAATCACCAGAGAAGAAATGGAAGGCGTTCCCCATTACCTTATTGATGTCCTCAATCCGGAGGAGGAATTTAATGTAACGGTTTTTCAAAAAATGGCTATGGAAGCCATGGAAAAAATCGATTCCCATGGCCATATCCCTATTGTGACCGGCGGTACCGGCTTTTACATCCAGGCCCTTCTTTATGATATTGATTTTACGGAAAACGGAGAAGACAGCTCCATACGCAGGGAGCTGGAAAAGCTGGGGCAGGAGAGGGGAGCAGGGGTTCTTCACGGCCTTCTTAAAGATATTGATCCTGATTCCGCCGCTGAGATTCATGAAAACAATATAAAACGGGTGATCCGGGCTATTGAATATTACCGGCAGACAGGAGAACGGATTTCGGTGCATAACAAAAGGGAACGGTTGAAAAAGTCTCCTTATGATTTCCTTTATTATGTAGTAAATACTGACCGTGCCCGCCTTTATGAGAGGATTGACCAGCGTGTGGATTTGATGCTGGAGCAGGGATTAGTGGAAGAGGTAATGCATTTAAAGGACCTTGGCTTGACCAGGGACATGGTTTCCATGCAGGGCCTTGGCTATAAGGAAATCCTGGATTATTTGCAGGGGATACACACCTTGGAGGAGGCTGTTTATGTGCTGAAACGGGACACCAGGCATTTTGCCAAGCGGCAAATTACCTGGTTTAAACGGGAACAGGATGTAAGATGGCTGAACCTTCCGGATTTTAATAATGACCTGGATCAGGTGCTTGAAAGAATTTTACAGGACACCTATGAGATGTACGGATTGGAGAATAATAAACAATGA